Proteins encoded within one genomic window of Ammonifex degensii KC4:
- the selB gene encoding selenocysteine-specific translation elongation factor gives MGLKRVIIGTAGHVDHGKTALIKALTGIDTDRLKEEKERGISIELGFAYLDLPSGIRAGIVDVPGHERLVRTMLAGAHGIDLVLLVVAADEGVMPQTREHVDIIGLLGIGRGVVALTKIDLVEPDWLELVQEEVKEYLTGTSLRDAPIVPVSAVTGEGLAELVRVLDALAQEVTEKPATGPVRLPLDRVFTVAGFGTVVTGTLVSGTIRVGDTLSILPPGKTVRVRQLQVHKQRVEEARAGQRVAANLVGVEAGEIERGNVLVTPGAYSAVTLLDAKLYLLPNARPLKHRAKVRFHLGTTEVSAQLHLLDREELAPGEEALLQLLLEEPVVAAKEDRFVIRSFSPPLTVGGGRVLALPRMKYKRFRPEVLQYLGRLAEGELKDQVEAYLHKENRPVSLGTIAEALTEEKERVIQVLEELSNEEKVKLIKVEGQVYACAATAYRQLREKACSLVARYLEEYPLREGMPKEELRSRLLPQFGVRAFQALLEEWAGEGALSLTAQAVSLPGQAHPSAEDQERIASLEEVYRRGGLQPPSLREAASLIGVEEKRAEEYQGYLLRSGRLVKVAEGIIFHQEVLAAAEAQVVAALKERGEITVAEVRDLLSTSRKYVVPLLEYLDGKRVTRRVGDKRVLVKKG, from the coding sequence ATGGGCTTGAAGCGGGTAATCATCGGCACAGCAGGGCATGTAGACCACGGCAAGACGGCCCTCATAAAGGCGCTTACCGGCATCGATACCGATCGCCTGAAGGAGGAAAAGGAGCGGGGCATCTCCATAGAACTGGGTTTTGCCTACCTTGACCTTCCCAGCGGCATAAGGGCGGGAATAGTGGATGTTCCTGGGCACGAGCGCCTGGTGCGGACCATGCTGGCCGGGGCCCACGGCATAGACCTGGTGCTGCTGGTGGTGGCAGCAGATGAAGGTGTAATGCCGCAGACGCGGGAACACGTGGATATAATAGGGTTGCTCGGGATCGGCCGGGGCGTGGTGGCCCTTACCAAGATAGATCTGGTGGAGCCCGACTGGCTGGAATTGGTGCAAGAAGAGGTGAAGGAGTATCTTACCGGCACCTCTCTCCGGGACGCTCCCATCGTGCCCGTTTCGGCGGTTACGGGTGAGGGACTGGCGGAGCTTGTTCGGGTGTTGGACGCCTTGGCTCAAGAGGTAACGGAGAAGCCGGCTACGGGACCGGTACGCCTGCCGCTGGACCGGGTTTTCACCGTTGCGGGGTTCGGTACGGTGGTCACGGGCACTCTGGTATCAGGCACCATAAGGGTGGGAGACACTTTAAGCATCTTGCCGCCGGGTAAGACGGTGCGCGTGCGCCAGCTCCAGGTACACAAACAGCGAGTGGAGGAGGCCCGGGCCGGACAGCGGGTGGCCGCCAACCTGGTGGGGGTAGAGGCGGGGGAGATCGAGCGAGGGAACGTGCTGGTGACCCCGGGAGCCTATTCCGCCGTAACCTTGCTGGACGCCAAGCTTTATCTTCTGCCTAACGCCCGGCCCCTCAAGCACCGGGCCAAGGTGCGCTTTCACCTGGGAACCACCGAGGTTTCGGCGCAGCTGCACCTGCTCGACCGGGAGGAACTGGCCCCGGGAGAGGAGGCCCTTCTGCAACTCCTGCTGGAGGAGCCGGTGGTGGCGGCCAAGGAAGACAGGTTTGTCATCCGTTCCTTTTCTCCACCTTTAACTGTAGGCGGGGGGAGGGTGCTGGCCCTACCCCGGATGAAGTATAAGCGCTTTCGTCCGGAGGTGCTGCAATATCTGGGCCGGCTGGCCGAGGGGGAGCTCAAGGATCAGGTCGAGGCTTACCTGCACAAGGAAAACCGGCCGGTGAGTTTGGGAACAATAGCGGAAGCGCTGACCGAAGAGAAGGAAAGGGTAATACAGGTCCTGGAGGAGCTATCCAACGAGGAGAAGGTAAAGCTCATAAAGGTAGAGGGGCAGGTCTACGCCTGCGCCGCTACCGCTTACCGGCAGCTGCGCGAGAAGGCTTGCTCCCTGGTCGCCCGCTACCTGGAAGAGTATCCCTTGCGCGAGGGAATGCCCAAAGAGGAGCTGCGCTCGCGGCTGCTGCCCCAGTTCGGGGTGCGGGCCTTCCAGGCCCTGCTGGAGGAATGGGCAGGTGAGGGAGCGTTAAGCCTCACCGCGCAGGCGGTGAGCCTGCCCGGGCAGGCCCACCCTTCGGCGGAAGACCAGGAGCGCATTGCCTCCCTGGAAGAAGTCTACCGGCGCGGAGGGTTACAACCCCCTTCTCTGCGGGAAGCTGCCTCGCTCATAGGGGTAGAGGAGAAAAGGGCGGAGGAGTATCAGGGTTATCTCTTGCGCAGCGGACGGCTGGTCAAGGTGGCCGAGGGTATAATTTTTCATCAGGAAGTGCTGGCAGCGGCTGAGGCCCAGGTAGTGGCTGCCCTCAAGGAACGAGGAGAGATTACGGTGGCCGAGGTCCGCGACCTCCTGTCCACCTCCCGCAAGTATGTGGTACCCCTGCTGGAATACCTCGACGGGAAAAGGGTGACCAGAAGAGTAGGGGACAAAAGGGTGCTGGTTAAAAAGGGGTGA
- a CDS encoding proteasome assembly chaperone 4 family protein, giving the protein MALLDFPEGVEVFTVTAGEEPLRLVFLVTRTREGIIVQLLGGDKPHVGAIVLSLPRPSRSVPEERRTTTTVLPLYGHQDDEVARPVAEELARKSGQPVVVVAGIHIDQASAADIERIKLYTQEGLRLLLQNFF; this is encoded by the coding sequence GTGGCTTTGCTCGACTTTCCCGAAGGTGTAGAGGTCTTCACAGTGACGGCGGGCGAGGAGCCTTTAAGGCTTGTCTTTTTGGTCACCAGGACCAGGGAAGGGATCATCGTGCAGCTGTTGGGCGGAGATAAGCCGCATGTGGGGGCTATTGTTCTTTCCCTGCCCCGTCCCAGTCGTTCGGTTCCCGAGGAAAGGCGCACCACCACCACCGTGCTTCCCCTTTACGGCCACCAGGATGATGAGGTAGCTCGGCCGGTGGCCGAGGAGCTGGCGCGGAAATCGGGGCAGCCGGTGGTGGTGGTAGCAGGAATCCACATCGACCAGGCTTCGGCGGCCGATATAGAGAGGATAAAGCTTTACACCCAAGAAGGTCTGCGTCTGCTCCTCCAGAACTTCTTTTAA
- a CDS encoding DUF1257 domain-containing protein, producing MSHFATVRTQIRDLGLLDEAAMELGLVVSSRREVRGWAGQLHQADRVYEVPGHRYDVGVVRQDDGTYALVADWWGVEQKAPGLQGRLLQEYAVKAVLRQAKLLGQRAVVRRESGGVVQIKISV from the coding sequence ATGAGCCACTTCGCGACCGTCAGGACGCAGATAAGAGACCTCGGGTTGCTGGACGAGGCGGCGATGGAGCTGGGACTGGTCGTCAGCTCCCGCCGGGAGGTGCGCGGCTGGGCCGGGCAGCTCCACCAGGCCGACCGGGTCTACGAGGTGCCCGGCCACCGGTACGACGTGGGCGTCGTCCGGCAGGACGACGGAACCTACGCCCTGGTGGCCGACTGGTGGGGCGTGGAGCAGAAGGCCCCTGGCCTGCAGGGGAGGCTGCTGCAGGAGTACGCCGTGAAGGCAGTCCTGCGGCAGGCAAAGCTCCTGGGGCAGCGGGCCGTCGTCCGGCGGGAAAGTGGCGGCGTGGTGCAGATAAAGATCAGCGTTTAG
- a CDS encoding DUF2997 domain-containing protein, whose amino-acid sequence MSKEIVVVVKPDGSVEVDAVGFSGSECLEATMPYEKVLGTVSSRKKKPEFLAERGAAGVRRDTRIRA is encoded by the coding sequence GTGAGCAAGGAAATCGTCGTCGTGGTGAAGCCCGACGGCAGCGTGGAAGTCGACGCCGTGGGGTTCAGCGGGAGCGAGTGCCTGGAAGCTACCATGCCCTACGAGAAGGTGCTTGGCACGGTATCTTCCAGAAAAAAGAAGCCCGAGTTCCTGGCGGAGAGGGGTGCTGCCGGTGTCCGGAGAGACACGAGAATCCGGGCTTGA
- a CDS encoding ATP-binding protein, translated as MSGRNGIPAWYQEVVRKWQAGIAHVFVLYGNTPDTVDGVRTLEQFLVSSGLCAPRPCVMVYDRARGLRFPLPSHREAFYRALGLSAPSPEEEVLPAEPAAALRLAGQVLARSAEDGGPYAALVVLYAETIVPSGDLQAMGPEDRTVLTLVRAWASDPEFVRVGPPVFLVAEELAAVHPSLRAASSRVELVEVPYPALEERLAYVEALSERHGVVVEDTAELARVTAGLKRVHIEDIFLRASLEGVKVDASLASARKQEIVRGEFQEVLELPDPPFGLDAIGGYEHVKQFFRCRVVEPLKKGDLRRVPMGVLLLGPPGTGKTAFAMAVARESGLNCAVLNVSRLFDRWVGSSEARLERALSCIESLAPCLVILDEIDQAGMGRESQGDSGVSNRLFRRLLEYMSDARRRGRVVFVGITNRPDLLDPALKRPGRFDVKLPVLPPGPEERVEVFRAVCRRYGIPAEVKDFSSFVRETEGWTGAEIEALVLKAWEVAGDSGSAVLKDEHLAEALDLYIPSTCCVEEMTRLALREVSDLSLVPPEYRHLVKERKKKEAQVVLEAPARSVRKL; from the coding sequence ATGTCCGGGAGGAACGGTATTCCTGCGTGGTACCAGGAAGTTGTGAGGAAGTGGCAGGCCGGGATAGCACACGTGTTCGTGCTTTACGGGAACACCCCCGACACCGTGGACGGGGTGAGGACGCTGGAGCAGTTCCTCGTCTCCTCGGGGCTCTGCGCGCCCCGGCCCTGCGTCATGGTGTACGACCGGGCGAGGGGGCTCAGGTTTCCCCTTCCCTCCCACAGGGAGGCGTTTTACCGGGCACTCGGGCTTAGCGCTCCCTCCCCGGAGGAGGAAGTCCTGCCCGCCGAGCCGGCGGCTGCCCTCCGCCTCGCCGGGCAGGTCCTGGCGAGGAGCGCGGAAGACGGCGGGCCCTACGCGGCGCTGGTCGTGCTGTACGCGGAGACCATAGTGCCGAGTGGAGACCTGCAGGCGATGGGGCCGGAGGACCGGACGGTGCTGACGCTGGTCCGCGCCTGGGCCTCGGACCCGGAGTTCGTGAGGGTCGGCCCGCCGGTGTTCCTCGTGGCGGAGGAGCTGGCGGCGGTGCACCCCTCGCTGCGGGCCGCGTCCTCGAGGGTCGAGCTGGTCGAGGTGCCCTACCCTGCTTTGGAGGAGAGGCTGGCCTATGTGGAGGCCCTCTCGGAGAGGCACGGGGTAGTGGTGGAAGACACGGCGGAGCTGGCCCGGGTGACCGCGGGCCTGAAGCGGGTACACATAGAGGACATCTTCCTGCGCGCCAGTCTGGAGGGCGTAAAAGTGGACGCCTCCCTGGCGTCGGCCCGGAAGCAGGAGATCGTGCGGGGAGAGTTCCAGGAGGTGCTGGAGCTCCCCGACCCGCCGTTCGGGCTGGACGCCATAGGCGGGTACGAGCACGTGAAGCAGTTTTTCCGCTGCAGGGTCGTAGAACCGCTGAAGAAGGGAGACCTGCGGCGGGTGCCGATGGGAGTCCTGCTCCTCGGGCCTCCCGGCACGGGAAAGACGGCGTTCGCCATGGCCGTGGCGAGGGAGTCGGGCCTCAACTGCGCCGTCCTGAACGTGTCGAGGCTCTTCGACCGGTGGGTGGGGAGCTCCGAGGCCCGGCTGGAGAGGGCGCTCTCCTGCATTGAGAGCCTGGCGCCCTGCCTGGTGATCCTGGACGAGATCGACCAGGCGGGCATGGGGCGCGAGAGTCAAGGGGACTCTGGTGTGTCGAACCGGCTCTTCCGGAGGCTGCTGGAGTACATGTCGGACGCCCGGAGGCGCGGGAGGGTGGTGTTCGTCGGAATCACCAACCGGCCGGACCTCCTGGACCCGGCGCTGAAGCGCCCCGGGCGGTTCGACGTGAAGCTGCCGGTGCTGCCTCCTGGCCCCGAAGAGAGGGTGGAGGTCTTCCGGGCGGTGTGCCGGAGGTACGGCATACCCGCCGAGGTGAAGGACTTCTCCTCCTTCGTGCGGGAAACGGAGGGCTGGACGGGGGCGGAGATAGAGGCGCTGGTCCTGAAGGCGTGGGAGGTAGCCGGGGATTCCGGGAGCGCCGTCCTGAAGGACGAACACCTGGCCGAAGCGCTGGATCTCTACATTCCCTCCACCTGCTGCGTGGAGGAGATGACCCGGCTGGCGCTGAGGGAGGTGAGCGACCTCTCTTTGGTGCCGCCGGAGTACCGGCACCTGGTGAAAGAGAGAAAGAAGAAGGAGGCCCAGGTAGTGCTGGAGGCCCCAGCGCGGTCTGTGAGGAAGCTTTAA